The Solibacillus daqui genome has a segment encoding these proteins:
- a CDS encoding DMT family transporter, producing the protein MKNKRMIGFMLVVSGCFFWGIGGTVTQQLFSQGIEVSWLVSTRLLIAGTLLLLTQAIFKDRGQIFEIWREKYSATRLIIFGLVGMLAVQYTYMASIKEGNAAVATLLQYLAPVMIIVWVALRGQAKFTKKDAVTISLALGGSFLLLTNGSISALAVPLPAVVWGLLSGVSLAFYTLYAIPLLRRFDSLVVVGWAMVLAGIALSFVKAPWEVDVSSWTASTILYLIIVIIFGTMLSFWFYIESLQTLSVKETSLLGNIEPLTAVLATVLWLKEPFGPFQWLGTSLILVMMIYLALKAEKRTEPNPNELSDNVS; encoded by the coding sequence ATGAAAAACAAACGAATGATAGGCTTTATGCTCGTTGTCTCTGGCTGTTTCTTTTGGGGAATTGGCGGAACGGTTACACAACAGCTATTCTCTCAGGGAATCGAGGTAAGTTGGCTCGTATCGACACGATTACTTATTGCCGGTACTTTACTATTGTTAACGCAAGCCATTTTTAAAGACCGCGGGCAAATTTTCGAAATTTGGCGTGAAAAATACAGTGCAACGCGGCTTATTATTTTTGGGCTCGTTGGCATGCTAGCAGTACAGTATACATATATGGCGTCTATCAAGGAAGGCAATGCTGCGGTCGCAACATTATTGCAATACTTAGCTCCTGTGATGATTATTGTCTGGGTTGCATTGCGGGGCCAAGCAAAATTTACGAAAAAGGATGCTGTTACCATTTCACTCGCACTTGGTGGAAGCTTCTTGCTATTAACAAACGGCTCGATTTCGGCTCTTGCGGTTCCACTTCCTGCCGTTGTTTGGGGATTGCTTTCGGGGGTTTCGCTCGCGTTTTATACACTGTACGCCATTCCGTTATTAAGACGATTCGATTCATTAGTTGTTGTTGGTTGGGCCATGGTGCTTGCTGGTATTGCACTTAGCTTTGTTAAGGCACCATGGGAAGTCGATGTTTCTAGTTGGACGGCATCGACAATCCTTTATTTAATAATCGTCATTATTTTCGGAACGATGCTATCTTTTTGGTTTTATATCGAAAGCTTACAAACTTTATCGGTAAAGGAAACGAGCTTACTCGGTAATATCGAGCCGCTGACTGCAGTACTTGCTACCGTGTTATGGCTTAAAGAACCATTCGGACCTTTTCAATGGCTAGGCACTTCACTCATTTTGGTCATGATGATTTATCTCGCGTTAAAGGCTGAGAAAAGGACCGAGCCAAATCCAAACGAGCTTTCTGATAATGTAAGTTAG
- a CDS encoding N-acetylmuramoyl-L-alanine amidase, translating into MLTISAGHFGRATGAIGFIDEGSEVVEVVKGLQTHFQASTIAPQFIIDRYSKNQAQNLRYLIAAHNKTNRVLDVSIHFNAISEKREAGIGTEVLYVNPKLKEFAANMSAVIAKAGEFKDRGAKHRTNLAWLNKTMKPAIIIEICFVNSKTDVHCYQKNKPQIIEEIFKLLESYELYKK; encoded by the coding sequence ATGTTAACAATAAGCGCGGGGCATTTTGGGAGAGCTACGGGAGCAATTGGCTTTATCGATGAAGGAAGTGAAGTTGTCGAGGTGGTAAAAGGCTTACAAACGCATTTTCAGGCAAGTACTATTGCGCCACAGTTCATCATCGACCGTTATTCTAAAAACCAGGCACAAAATTTACGCTATTTGATCGCAGCGCATAACAAAACCAATCGTGTGCTAGATGTGAGTATACATTTTAATGCGATTAGCGAAAAAAGGGAAGCAGGTATTGGTACTGAGGTATTGTATGTCAACCCAAAATTGAAAGAATTTGCAGCTAATATGAGTGCGGTCATTGCTAAGGCAGGCGAATTCAAGGACAGAGGAGCAAAGCATCGAACAAATTTGGCATGGTTAAACAAAACGATGAAACCAGCCATTATCATTGAAATTTGCTTCGTGAATTCAAAAACGGATGTGCATTGCTATCAGAAAAATAAACCACAAATTATAGAAGAGATTTTTAAGCTGTTGGAAAGCTACGAACTTTATAAAAAATAA
- a CDS encoding stalk domain-containing protein, protein MTLKRIAPLAISALLLGAVAANAEEPTTTNSVEEVEKASIFVQQTGKVTSVEDFNDGKLFFVEDGENIFHFYVDDNTLVYDNTGKEVNLEVGNTISLYVYGNQPMILIYPPRYTPSVVIVETEKPGFVKVDQFDENHLSADGQLQLNLNEDSVIVDAKGKKVSAEELKNYSAIVFYGPTTRSLPPQTSPEKTVVFPKLDNTVAEETPDAEPKIDEIIDGDFRLLEGQKMVPLRKVAEGLGYKVDATKKGAIISKNALTYTITRDEKTYGYNKALGQFKVAPTLLEEGKTYVEYDFALELLK, encoded by the coding sequence ATGACATTGAAAAGAATTGCACCTTTAGCGATTTCTGCATTATTATTAGGGGCTGTTGCAGCCAATGCAGAAGAACCAACTACGACAAATAGCGTAGAAGAAGTAGAAAAAGCTTCAATTTTCGTTCAACAAACAGGGAAGGTAACATCGGTTGAAGACTTTAATGATGGCAAATTATTCTTTGTAGAAGACGGCGAAAATATTTTCCACTTTTATGTAGACGATAACACACTTGTCTACGATAATACGGGGAAAGAAGTAAACCTAGAAGTTGGTAATACGATCTCATTATACGTTTATGGAAATCAACCAATGATTTTAATTTATCCACCACGCTACACACCATCAGTTGTAATTGTAGAAACTGAAAAGCCAGGCTTTGTAAAAGTAGATCAGTTCGATGAAAATCATTTAAGCGCTGATGGTCAATTACAGTTAAACTTAAATGAGGATTCAGTAATTGTGGACGCAAAAGGCAAAAAAGTTTCTGCTGAAGAATTAAAAAATTACAGTGCTATTGTATTTTATGGACCAACAACGAGAAGCTTACCACCACAAACTTCACCAGAAAAAACCGTGGTATTCCCAAAATTAGATAACACTGTTGCAGAAGAAACGCCAGATGCTGAACCAAAAATTGATGAAATTATCGACGGTGATTTTAGATTACTAGAGGGTCAAAAAATGGTACCTCTTCGTAAAGTCGCAGAAGGCTTAGGCTATAAAGTAGATGCGACGAAAAAGGGAGCAATCATTTCTAAAAATGCATTAACTTATACAATTACTCGCGACGAAAAAACGTATGGCTACAACAAAGCATTAGGTCAATTTAAAGTAGCACCAACGTTGTTAGAGGAAGGTAAAACATACGTAGAATATGATTTTGCATTAGAGCTTTTAAAATAA
- a CDS encoding stalk domain-containing protein has product MLKKYWIIMMIMTIALLSVNQSAAFANQTISKGLTIEKNVTVLINGKKVTFKDPVLNKSGHLFLPMRNLYEIIGAKVQWNQQTKTASAVRNDNQVAVTLNSTTAIVNGKKVTVNVPPFLYKDKTYVPIRFLSENLGGSVQWNQQTRTVSISLNDGQTNPPTADEPYYLHINNKRIVMNHPIITKQGRTYIPAQYLYENLENATGKWLSSDQFELQLFGLIFVFTNGSNVIKINDEMIVTAEQPFKQAENMYVPVKFIVDTVDEGGNLRYLSDKKEMYIYLYQTMFTSKFLEKSFGSTPVPQSIPVATLSGTRSLLVSDNPETLTTSDVPHSTATLAAQNVVTKNALNEHRIFSWHYNTLGKDIMLGITLENNSTNTTLQVTNSKGVFRKSSHSWINYDIGLPIADQVMNNNLQPAESEGITIAPGETKIIQSYELLNLYIIGFLHDFDIQSVGEGESNYTIRTVVAKNNEDLATIHSDPVAINASAAHPRGVWPSSSIIGEFPTYQIDGKEVGYSISNGKTDHLFTKENSLAQVNGSVGNSGHFGINYIVKIPVANPTGQAKNVKIKLSGRGGLYSGAIKFNGQVHLIPTLKPGKEYIELPSYTVNGANEVITLELMHSGGSNLPLAIYIETE; this is encoded by the coding sequence ATGTTAAAAAAATATTGGATTATTATGATGATCATGACGATTGCCCTTTTATCCGTAAATCAAAGTGCAGCGTTCGCAAACCAAACGATCAGCAAAGGTTTGACGATTGAAAAAAACGTGACCGTGCTCATAAACGGAAAGAAAGTAACATTTAAAGACCCCGTATTAAATAAAAGCGGCCATCTATTTTTACCAATGCGGAATTTATACGAAATTATTGGTGCGAAGGTTCAATGGAATCAACAAACAAAAACTGCAAGTGCCGTACGCAATGATAATCAGGTAGCTGTCACACTCAATTCAACAACAGCAATCGTGAATGGCAAAAAGGTTACAGTTAATGTGCCACCATTTCTTTATAAGGATAAGACCTATGTACCGATTCGATTCTTAAGTGAAAATTTAGGCGGCAGCGTCCAATGGAATCAGCAAACACGTACAGTTAGCATATCTTTAAATGATGGACAAACAAACCCACCCACTGCGGATGAGCCTTATTATTTACACATCAATAACAAACGAATTGTGATGAATCATCCTATTATTACAAAGCAAGGCAGAACATATATCCCTGCGCAGTATTTATATGAAAACCTTGAAAATGCTACAGGTAAATGGCTTTCTAGCGATCAATTTGAACTGCAGCTTTTCGGGTTAATTTTTGTTTTCACAAATGGTAGTAATGTCATCAAAATTAACGACGAAATGATCGTAACCGCAGAACAGCCGTTTAAACAAGCAGAAAATATGTATGTCCCGGTGAAGTTCATCGTCGATACAGTCGATGAAGGCGGCAACTTACGCTATTTAAGTGATAAAAAAGAGATGTATATTTACTTATATCAAACGATGTTTACAAGTAAGTTTTTAGAAAAATCCTTTGGTTCAACACCTGTACCACAAAGCATACCTGTTGCGACATTATCAGGTACTCGTTCGTTGCTTGTTAGTGATAATCCCGAAACATTAACAACGAGTGATGTCCCTCATTCAACAGCAACACTTGCTGCGCAAAATGTGGTTACAAAAAATGCGCTAAATGAGCACCGAATATTTAGCTGGCACTACAATACACTCGGTAAAGACATAATGCTAGGCATAACATTAGAAAATAATTCTACAAATACGACTTTACAAGTAACCAATTCAAAAGGTGTGTTTAGAAAAAGTAGTCACAGCTGGATTAACTATGATATTGGCTTACCAATCGCCGATCAAGTAATGAACAATAATTTACAGCCAGCTGAATCAGAAGGCATTACTATTGCTCCTGGTGAAACGAAAATTATCCAATCTTATGAATTACTGAATTTGTATATTATCGGCTTCTTGCACGACTTCGATATTCAGTCAGTAGGCGAAGGTGAAAGCAACTATACAATCCGAACGGTTGTTGCAAAAAATAATGAAGACCTAGCGACGATTCACTCGGACCCTGTTGCAATTAATGCATCTGCAGCCCATCCACGCGGTGTTTGGCCAAGCTCATCCATTATTGGGGAATTTCCAACGTATCAAATCGATGGCAAAGAAGTCGGCTATAGTATTTCAAACGGCAAAACAGACCATTTATTTACGAAAGAAAACTCACTTGCACAAGTTAATGGCAGTGTCGGCAATTCAGGGCATTTCGGTATAAATTATATTGTCAAAATCCCTGTAGCCAACCCTACAGGCCAAGCAAAAAATGTAAAAATCAAACTCTCTGGCCGAGGCGGTTTGTACAGTGGCGCGATTAAATTTAACGGACAAGTTCATTTAATCCCTACCTTAAAACCTGGCAAAGAATACATTGAGCTACCTAGCTACACAGTAAATGGAGCAAACGAAGTCATCACATTAGAATTAATGCACTCAGGAGGCAGTAATTTACCATTAGCGATTTATATTGAGACAGAGTGA